The following are encoded together in the Geobacter sulfurreducens PCA genome:
- a CDS encoding alpha-ketoacid dehydrogenase subunit beta has product MPQLNMVQAINLALREEMARDNRLVVLGEDVGRDGGVFRVTEGLFEQFGGDRVMDTPLSESAIAGAAIGMAVCGMRPVAEIQFMGFIYAAFDQLVAHAARIRTRSRGRFTCPLVIRTPYGGGIKAPELHEESTEALFCHVPGLKVVVPSGPYSAKGLLLAAIRDPDPVLFLEPTRLYRLVKEEVPEGDYTLPLGTARIVRQGGAVTVVAWGSMLQRTIQAVEGYDAEVIDPMTLAPFDGETLLASVRKTGRLVIVHEAPLTCGLGAEIAATVAEEAILHLRGPVVRVAAPDVPVPLARLMDRYLPSVERIQAAVKEVLTY; this is encoded by the coding sequence ATGCCCCAACTGAATATGGTCCAGGCAATAAACCTCGCCCTGCGGGAGGAGATGGCCCGGGACAACCGGCTGGTGGTCCTCGGCGAGGACGTGGGCAGAGACGGCGGGGTGTTCCGGGTGACGGAGGGGCTGTTCGAGCAGTTCGGCGGGGACCGGGTCATGGACACTCCCCTGTCGGAATCGGCCATAGCCGGGGCGGCCATCGGCATGGCCGTTTGCGGCATGCGCCCCGTGGCGGAGATCCAGTTCATGGGGTTCATCTACGCCGCCTTCGACCAGCTCGTGGCCCACGCCGCACGCATCCGCACCCGGTCCCGGGGCCGCTTCACCTGTCCGCTGGTTATCCGCACCCCCTATGGCGGCGGCATCAAGGCGCCGGAACTCCACGAGGAGAGTACCGAGGCCCTGTTCTGCCACGTGCCGGGGCTCAAGGTGGTGGTCCCCTCGGGGCCCTACAGCGCCAAGGGGCTCCTGCTGGCCGCCATCCGCGATCCGGATCCGGTGCTCTTCCTTGAGCCGACCCGCCTCTACCGGTTGGTGAAGGAGGAGGTACCCGAGGGGGACTACACCCTGCCCCTGGGCACGGCCCGGATCGTCCGGCAGGGAGGCGCGGTGACCGTGGTCGCCTGGGGCAGCATGCTCCAGCGGACCATCCAGGCCGTGGAGGGATACGATGCCGAGGTGATCGACCCCATGACCCTGGCTCCCTTTGACGGGGAGACGCTGCTGGCATCGGTGCGGAAAACCGGCCGGCTCGTCATCGTCCACGAGGCGCCGCTGACCTGCGGCCTGGGGGCCGAAATCGCCGCCACCGTGGCGGAGGAGGCAATCCTCCACCTGCGGGGGCCGGTGGTGCGGGTGGCGGCCCCGGACGTCCCGGTGCCCCTGGCCCGGCTCATGGACCGGTATCTGCCGTCGGTGGAGCGGATCCAGGCGGCCGTCAAGGAAGTGCTGACCTACTGA
- a CDS encoding hemerythrin domain-containing protein, protein MKRNITQTLVDEHKLILRMLDVLERNASLTAEGLYTNYRFYLDAVDFIRHYADRFHHAKEEDVLFEALVNNGMPRENSPVAAMLMEHDRGRAYVKAMEEAATAALAGSTGRDGDIAENALGYLIMLREHIAKEDDILYPLAERVLPEEVRGGILAGYESAEARTPADFTERYTKAVEHYEAEEQNRAA, encoded by the coding sequence ATGAAGCGCAACATCACCCAGACCCTGGTTGACGAGCACAAACTGATCCTCCGGATGCTTGACGTACTCGAGCGCAACGCCTCTCTGACGGCGGAAGGGCTCTACACCAACTACCGCTTCTATCTCGATGCGGTGGACTTCATCCGCCACTATGCCGACCGCTTCCACCACGCCAAGGAGGAAGACGTCCTCTTCGAGGCCCTGGTGAACAACGGCATGCCCCGCGAGAACAGCCCGGTGGCGGCCATGCTCATGGAGCACGACCGGGGCCGGGCCTACGTGAAGGCCATGGAGGAGGCGGCCACCGCCGCCCTGGCGGGCAGCACCGGTCGTGACGGGGACATTGCGGAAAACGCCCTCGGCTACCTGATCATGCTCCGCGAGCACATCGCCAAGGAAGACGACATTCTTTATCCCCTGGCCGAGCGGGTGCTCCCCGAGGAGGTGCGCGGCGGCATCCTGGCTGGTTACGAATCGGCCGAGGCGCGTACTCCTGCCGATTTTACCGAACGCTACACGAAAGCAGTGGAGCACTACGAGGCGGAAGAACAGAACCGGGCCGCCTGA
- a CDS encoding iron-sulfur cluster-binding oxidoreductase: protein MSHLGCGCPGSMARVIEREETTTNDTARTPSALRQWPVQLHLVPPSAPYFRNADILISADCVAFALGSFHQDLLKGKALAIACPKLDETGTYVDKLATIFRNNDVKSVTVAIMEVPCCRGLDIMVQQALAKAGNPVPLETIIIGIDGERRN from the coding sequence ATGTCACATCTCGGTTGCGGCTGCCCCGGCAGCATGGCTCGCGTCATCGAAAGGGAAGAAACCACCACCAACGACACCGCCCGGACCCCGTCGGCACTTCGCCAGTGGCCGGTCCAGCTCCACCTGGTTCCCCCCTCGGCCCCCTATTTCAGGAATGCGGACATCCTGATCTCGGCAGATTGCGTCGCCTTTGCCCTCGGCTCCTTCCATCAGGACCTGCTCAAGGGGAAGGCACTGGCCATCGCGTGCCCCAAACTGGACGAGACCGGCACCTACGTGGACAAACTGGCCACCATCTTCCGCAACAATGACGTTAAAAGCGTCACCGTGGCCATCATGGAGGTCCCCTGCTGCCGCGGTCTCGACATCATGGTACAGCAGGCCCTGGCCAAGGCGGGAAACCCGGTGCCGCTGGAAACCATCATCATCGGCATCGACGGCGAAAGGAGGAACTGA
- a CDS encoding membrane protein encodes MEMVTVSCPSCGFNKSVPRSAIPAGATHVNCPRCKTRFAWEASSAAASPVPPAPPRPAAAPSVAPGIPVRKPAPPKPEPAGNEMVGVEELFRLAWDTFKQRWGTLLGLFLLTPLMALIPAGIFFGACHLLASALPASRTVLLAVGGIGAVTMALVAYSWGFGALICATVDDEADLRRALAEGKRLLWPYVWVSTLLGIIIGGGFLLAVIPGIIFSVWFFFAPLILFAEGTGGMDAVLKSREYVRGHWFDVFVRLLIIWGLSGLLGLIPVVGPIVSILLAPFVMLVQALIYRDLRRVKGDVPYPCGSRDKAVWVGIGIMGYVVVLGVGGYLVAKSPLLQMLKQGKAGAGLMVPVPANPGGEAGTISFGDGPSGNRPSSPESVSAALADQELADCMLYVYALDYTGTVKVNGEERYVIKGERSMNYNYTGSAGLKRGENTVTVDYQTLPDTPLREIKIKLYRYDWDAKQEHLIGEWSLNDEGGSRSYTVQVE; translated from the coding sequence ATGGAAATGGTAACCGTATCCTGTCCATCGTGTGGGTTCAACAAGTCAGTGCCCCGCTCGGCCATCCCGGCCGGAGCGACCCACGTTAACTGTCCCCGCTGCAAGACCCGCTTCGCCTGGGAGGCATCGTCCGCCGCCGCGTCGCCCGTTCCTCCGGCGCCGCCGCGGCCTGCGGCAGCTCCTTCCGTAGCGCCGGGCATCCCCGTCCGCAAACCCGCCCCGCCCAAGCCGGAACCGGCCGGCAACGAGATGGTCGGGGTTGAAGAGCTCTTCCGCCTGGCGTGGGACACCTTCAAGCAGCGGTGGGGGACGCTTCTGGGGCTCTTTCTTCTGACGCCGCTTATGGCGTTGATTCCTGCCGGCATCTTCTTCGGGGCCTGCCACCTGCTGGCATCGGCCCTTCCCGCATCGCGCACGGTCCTGCTGGCTGTGGGGGGAATCGGCGCCGTGACCATGGCGCTGGTGGCCTACTCGTGGGGATTCGGCGCTCTTATCTGCGCCACGGTGGATGATGAGGCCGACCTGCGGCGTGCCCTGGCCGAGGGGAAAAGGCTCCTCTGGCCCTATGTCTGGGTGTCGACGCTCCTGGGCATCATCATCGGCGGCGGGTTCCTGCTGGCGGTGATTCCGGGGATCATCTTCTCGGTCTGGTTCTTCTTCGCCCCCCTCATCCTGTTCGCCGAAGGGACCGGCGGCATGGACGCGGTGCTCAAGAGTCGCGAATATGTGCGCGGCCACTGGTTCGACGTCTTCGTGCGCCTCCTGATCATCTGGGGGCTTTCGGGCCTGTTGGGTCTCATCCCGGTGGTGGGGCCGATAGTGTCGATCCTTCTCGCTCCCTTCGTAATGCTGGTCCAGGCCCTCATTTACCGGGACCTGCGGCGGGTGAAGGGTGACGTGCCCTATCCCTGCGGCAGTCGCGATAAGGCCGTCTGGGTCGGTATCGGCATCATGGGCTACGTGGTTGTGCTGGGTGTAGGTGGGTACCTGGTGGCCAAATCGCCCCTGCTCCAGATGCTGAAGCAGGGAAAAGCGGGCGCCGGCCTTATGGTGCCGGTGCCGGCGAACCCGGGAGGGGAGGCCGGGACCATCTCCTTCGGGGACGGACCGTCCGGGAACCGGCCGTCGTCGCCCGAGAGCGTGAGCGCGGCGCTCGCCGATCAGGAACTTGCCGACTGCATGCTCTACGTCTATGCCCTGGACTACACCGGCACGGTAAAGGTAAACGGTGAGGAGCGCTACGTTATCAAGGGTGAGCGGAGCATGAACTACAACTACACCGGCTCGGCCGGGCTCAAGCGAGGCGAGAACACCGTCACCGTTGACTACCAGACCCTTCCCGACACCCCTCTGCGCGAGATTAAGATCAAGCTCTACCGGTATGACTGGGATGCCAAGCAGGAACACCTGATCGGTGAGTGGTCCCTGAACGATGAGGGGGGGAGCAGGAGCTACACGGTGCAGGTGGAGTAA
- a CDS encoding multicopper oxidase domain-containing protein, whose product MTNVRVRIVAVVAVSIGLALFALGGPRKACSQPVPGGTLDPLTIPKFVTPLVIPPEMPKSTVQPGVPAAAYNIAVRQFKQQILPGGVWNTVNGRSDTFGATTVWSYGRAQDKIPVGFIAPAPLSSNISFNYPAFTVENTSGIMTRVRWINDLVDAKGNYLPHLLPVDQTLHWANPPATGCIDGTNRTECRTFNTAPYTGPVPLVTHVHGAHVNASSDGYPEAWWLPAAKNIPAGYAARGTVFDQFDPRNTVKGSAYFAYENDQPAATLWYHDHTLGITRNNVYAGPAGFWLVRGGANGDAFVDDGTSAALNDGRLPGPAPRAGMGDPNFNAAIRATIREIPVVIQDRSFNADGSLFYPDNRAFFEGLNVSGATPPQFPGAGVLNIPFIPNSDISAIWNPEVFFNTMVVNGTTWPQLESAPARYRLRLLNGCNSRTLNLTLFTVTGAGPDGIMGTADDVLGAEIPFYQIGAEQGFLPQVVMIKTGQYTPLPGNGAIPAGLAAPDPMQALLMGPAERADVIIDFTGLADGTVVRMINTAPDAPFGGFPDAPADIDTTGQVMQFVVKASLIQPGDALTTPPENLVLPAEASLPATVAVRQLTLNEEESTRLCVQAQPDGSITTLFVDPMPLPGFLSACAAAGGMPMGPREAKLGVLVADPMTGMMMSMPMMWADIITEAPVTGTTEIWEIYNLTMDAHPIHPHLVRFEVVDRQPFDMMTFMPSGPAVPPEPYEQGYKDTVLAYPGQITRVKATFDKIGLYVWHCHILEHEDNEMMRPYMVKIDPAFPDVNADGKLAVTDALDLLKKLKSPLLAGAPYDLTGDGTLDVRDVLALLRTIVFGPPR is encoded by the coding sequence ATGACAAACGTACGGGTACGCATTGTGGCAGTCGTGGCAGTCAGTATCGGTCTGGCGCTGTTTGCGCTGGGAGGTCCACGCAAGGCCTGCTCCCAGCCGGTCCCCGGCGGGACGCTGGATCCCCTGACAATTCCCAAGTTCGTCACCCCGCTCGTCATCCCCCCGGAAATGCCGAAAAGCACGGTTCAGCCCGGGGTTCCCGCCGCGGCATACAATATAGCCGTGCGCCAGTTCAAGCAGCAGATCCTGCCGGGCGGAGTGTGGAATACGGTGAACGGTCGTAGCGATACCTTCGGCGCCACCACCGTCTGGAGCTATGGCCGGGCCCAGGACAAGATCCCCGTCGGATTCATCGCCCCGGCTCCCCTGTCGAGCAATATTTCTTTCAACTATCCCGCGTTTACGGTGGAGAACACGTCGGGCATTATGACCCGGGTCCGCTGGATCAATGATCTGGTTGATGCCAAGGGCAACTACCTGCCGCATCTCCTGCCAGTGGATCAGACCCTCCACTGGGCCAACCCACCGGCAACCGGTTGCATCGACGGAACGAACCGGACCGAATGCCGGACGTTCAATACGGCTCCCTACACGGGACCGGTTCCCCTTGTCACCCACGTTCACGGCGCCCACGTCAACGCGTCGAGCGACGGGTACCCCGAAGCCTGGTGGCTGCCTGCGGCCAAAAATATTCCGGCGGGCTATGCTGCCCGCGGCACCGTTTTCGACCAGTTCGACCCCCGTAACACCGTCAAGGGATCGGCCTATTTCGCCTACGAGAACGACCAACCCGCTGCGACCCTCTGGTACCACGATCATACCCTCGGCATCACCCGCAACAATGTCTATGCCGGGCCCGCCGGTTTCTGGCTCGTCAGGGGCGGTGCCAACGGCGATGCCTTCGTGGACGATGGAACATCAGCCGCACTCAACGACGGCAGGTTGCCCGGTCCGGCCCCCCGGGCAGGCATGGGTGATCCCAACTTCAATGCAGCCATCAGGGCCACCATCCGTGAGATTCCCGTGGTGATTCAGGACCGCTCGTTCAATGCCGATGGCTCCCTTTTTTATCCCGATAACCGAGCATTCTTCGAGGGATTGAACGTTTCGGGCGCCACTCCGCCCCAGTTCCCCGGCGCAGGGGTCCTCAATATTCCCTTCATCCCCAACTCCGATATTTCCGCCATCTGGAATCCCGAGGTGTTTTTCAACACCATGGTGGTTAACGGCACCACCTGGCCGCAACTGGAAAGCGCTCCGGCCCGCTATCGCCTGCGCCTTCTGAACGGCTGCAACTCCCGGACTCTCAACCTGACGCTCTTTACCGTGACCGGCGCCGGACCGGACGGCATCATGGGAACAGCGGACGATGTTCTCGGCGCCGAGATTCCCTTTTATCAGATCGGCGCCGAACAGGGCTTCCTGCCCCAGGTGGTCATGATCAAGACCGGCCAGTACACGCCGTTGCCGGGCAACGGGGCCATACCCGCGGGGCTTGCCGCACCCGATCCCATGCAGGCACTTCTCATGGGGCCGGCCGAGCGAGCCGACGTGATCATCGACTTCACGGGCCTTGCCGATGGTACCGTGGTACGAATGATCAATACCGCCCCCGACGCACCCTTCGGCGGGTTCCCCGATGCTCCGGCTGATATCGATACTACCGGTCAAGTGATGCAGTTTGTGGTTAAGGCGTCCCTTATCCAGCCGGGTGACGCCCTGACAACGCCGCCGGAGAATCTGGTCCTTCCAGCAGAGGCTTCTCTGCCGGCTACCGTGGCTGTCCGTCAGTTGACCCTCAATGAGGAGGAGTCAACCCGGCTCTGTGTCCAAGCACAGCCGGACGGAAGCATTACAACGCTTTTCGTTGACCCGATGCCGCTCCCGGGCTTTCTCTCGGCCTGTGCAGCGGCTGGCGGAATGCCCATGGGGCCGCGGGAGGCGAAGCTCGGCGTGCTTGTTGCTGACCCCATGACCGGAATGATGATGAGCATGCCCATGATGTGGGCCGACATCATTACCGAGGCGCCTGTAACCGGTACCACCGAGATCTGGGAGATCTACAACCTGACCATGGATGCCCACCCGATTCACCCGCACCTGGTGAGATTCGAGGTGGTCGACCGCCAGCCCTTCGACATGATGACGTTCATGCCCAGTGGTCCCGCGGTGCCTCCCGAACCCTACGAGCAGGGCTACAAGGACACGGTTCTGGCGTACCCTGGCCAGATCACACGGGTCAAGGCAACGTTCGACAAGATCGGCCTCTATGTCTGGCACTGCCACATCCTCGAACACGAAGATAACGAGATGATGCGGCCGTACATGGTCAAGATCGATCCGGCTTTCCCCGACGTGAATGCCGACGGTAAATTGGCTGTCACCGATGCCCTTGATCTGCTGAAGAAGCTCAAGTCTCCCCTGCTCGCCGGCGCTCCCTATGATCTCACGGGCGACGGAACGCTCGACGTGCGCGACGTTCTGGCACTGCTCAGAACCATCGTGTTCGGACCGCCGCGATAA
- the pdhA gene encoding pyruvate dehydrogenase (acetyl-transferring) E1 component subunit alpha, whose protein sequence is MPETTIQTFGVRRLEIIAADGTADEALLPDLSGDQLRRLHYLMLLTRTFDRRALALQREGRIGTYPSVLGQEAAQVGSAFALQPSDWVFPSFREMGAHLTLGYPVHQLFQYWGGDERGLRTPDGMNLFPICVSVGTHIPHAAGAALAARARGDRSAVAAYFGDGATSKGDFHEGFNLAGALKLPVVFICQNNQWAISVPLAAQTAAPTLAQKALAYGFEGIQVDGNDVLAVFRATGEALVRARDGGGPTFIECLTYRMADHTTADDASRYRPPADVEAWRDRDPLLRFERFLAKRGLWNGDYGAEVQAKAEGEIDEAVRRYESVPPPEPGEMFAFTCAELSPRQRRQQENIR, encoded by the coding sequence ATGCCCGAAACAACGATTCAGACATTCGGCGTCCGGCGTCTTGAGATCATCGCTGCGGACGGCACGGCGGACGAGGCGCTTCTTCCCGACCTTTCGGGCGACCAGCTGCGGCGGCTCCACTACCTGATGCTCCTGACCCGCACCTTTGACCGCCGCGCCCTGGCGCTCCAGCGGGAAGGCAGAATCGGCACCTATCCCTCGGTGCTTGGCCAGGAGGCGGCCCAGGTGGGGAGCGCCTTCGCCCTTCAGCCAAGCGACTGGGTCTTTCCCTCCTTCCGGGAGATGGGCGCCCACCTCACCCTCGGCTACCCGGTCCACCAGCTCTTCCAGTACTGGGGCGGCGACGAGCGGGGGCTGCGTACCCCGGACGGCATGAACCTCTTTCCCATCTGCGTTTCCGTGGGGACCCACATCCCCCATGCCGCAGGGGCGGCGCTGGCGGCCAGGGCCAGGGGCGACCGGTCGGCCGTGGCGGCCTACTTCGGCGACGGCGCCACCTCCAAGGGGGACTTTCACGAAGGGTTCAACCTGGCCGGCGCCCTGAAGTTGCCGGTGGTCTTCATCTGCCAGAACAACCAGTGGGCCATTTCGGTGCCCCTGGCGGCCCAGACCGCTGCCCCGACCCTGGCCCAGAAGGCGCTGGCCTACGGTTTCGAGGGCATCCAGGTGGACGGCAACGACGTGCTGGCCGTATTCCGCGCCACGGGCGAGGCCCTGGTCAGGGCCCGCGACGGGGGAGGCCCCACCTTCATCGAATGCCTCACCTACCGCATGGCCGACCACACCACCGCCGACGATGCGAGCCGCTATCGTCCCCCGGCTGATGTGGAGGCGTGGCGCGACCGGGACCCCCTGCTCCGCTTCGAGCGGTTCCTGGCAAAGCGCGGCCTCTGGAACGGGGATTACGGAGCCGAGGTACAGGCAAAGGCCGAGGGAGAGATCGACGAAGCGGTACGGCGCTACGAATCGGTGCCGCCGCCGGAGCCGGGGGAGATGTTCGCCTTCACCTGTGCGGAGTTGAGTCCGCGGCAGAGGCGGCAACAGGAAAACATCCGCTAG
- a CDS encoding MATE family efflux transporter, whose product MKSSVDLIRDPIPQLLVRLAVPVGTGFFFNTMFNVVDTFYGGLISTKALAALSLSFPLFFIVLALGAGTSMGATALIGHALGSDNRDDAELYAAQAVSFGVLHALLLTAVGLATAPAVFRLMGASGDYLDLALVYMDVLFAGSIFFMGNYILNSMLNAAGDTKSFRNFLVTGFFLNLALDPWFMYGGFGIPAMGIGGIALATVMIQAAGNLYLLGRVRRTGLLSGRSWRLMAPRREPFRRLFGQGFPASLNMLTVSLGIFVITWFAGRFGKEAVAAYGIGTRIEQIVLLPAMGLNVAVLSLVAQNFGAGKLARVREALSRALRAGLLMMAAGTVLVMATAAPLVGLFTDDPAVVARGAGFLRVEALVLGAYVILYVNNSALQALQRPAFALWIGLFRQILAPVPVFWLLALRLGWGLPGIWWGVALVTWSAAAVSMLYTRRVMRELEAEADLLLAANGGAPAVSGPPTGGK is encoded by the coding sequence ATGAAATCCTCTGTCGACCTGATCCGCGATCCCATCCCGCAGCTCCTGGTCCGGCTCGCCGTGCCCGTGGGGACCGGCTTTTTCTTCAACACCATGTTCAACGTGGTGGACACCTTCTACGGCGGCCTCATCTCCACCAAGGCGCTGGCGGCCCTGTCCCTCTCCTTTCCCCTTTTCTTCATCGTCCTGGCCCTGGGGGCGGGAACCTCCATGGGCGCCACGGCCCTCATCGGCCATGCGCTGGGGAGCGACAACCGCGACGATGCCGAACTCTACGCGGCCCAGGCGGTTTCCTTCGGGGTGCTCCATGCCCTGCTCCTCACGGCCGTCGGGCTCGCCACGGCACCGGCGGTCTTCCGGCTCATGGGGGCCTCCGGCGACTACCTGGACCTGGCCCTGGTCTACATGGACGTCCTCTTTGCCGGCAGCATCTTCTTCATGGGCAACTATATTCTCAACTCCATGCTCAATGCCGCGGGCGACACCAAGAGCTTCCGCAATTTCCTGGTGACGGGCTTTTTCTTGAACCTGGCCCTGGACCCCTGGTTCATGTATGGCGGCTTCGGCATCCCGGCCATGGGGATCGGCGGCATCGCCCTGGCCACGGTGATGATCCAGGCCGCGGGCAACCTCTACCTCCTGGGCCGGGTCCGGCGGACCGGGCTCTTGTCAGGACGGTCGTGGCGACTGATGGCACCGCGGCGGGAGCCGTTCCGGCGGCTCTTCGGCCAGGGATTCCCCGCAAGCCTCAACATGCTGACCGTGTCCCTGGGCATCTTCGTGATCACCTGGTTCGCGGGACGGTTCGGGAAAGAAGCGGTGGCCGCCTACGGCATCGGCACCCGGATCGAGCAGATCGTGCTCCTGCCGGCCATGGGGCTGAACGTGGCGGTCCTGTCCCTGGTGGCACAGAACTTCGGCGCGGGAAAGCTGGCGCGGGTGCGGGAAGCACTGTCCCGGGCTCTGCGGGCCGGGCTCCTGATGATGGCCGCCGGGACGGTACTGGTGATGGCCACGGCGGCCCCCCTGGTGGGGCTGTTCACCGATGACCCCGCGGTCGTTGCCCGGGGGGCGGGCTTCCTGCGGGTAGAGGCGCTGGTGCTCGGGGCTTACGTGATCCTGTACGTGAACAACTCGGCCCTCCAGGCGCTCCAGCGCCCCGCCTTCGCCCTCTGGATCGGGTTGTTCCGCCAGATCCTGGCCCCGGTGCCGGTCTTCTGGCTGCTGGCCCTGCGGCTCGGCTGGGGACTGCCCGGCATCTGGTGGGGGGTAGCGCTCGTCACCTGGAGCGCGGCGGCCGTTTCCATGCTCTACACCCGCCGCGTCATGCGCGAACTGGAGGCGGAGGCCGATCTCCTCCTGGCCGCCAACGGCGGGGCACCGGCCGTTTCGGGGCCTCCGACCGGCGGGAAATGA
- a CDS encoding dihydrolipoamide acetyltransferase family protein, translating to MPYDFKLPDLGEGITEAELRRWLVKEGDTVAEHQPVVEVETDKAVVEVPSPRAGRVITRARLEGETVMVGETLLTIAEEEATPPVRKPSVGIVGELPEAEEAVGTQQPAILATPLVRKLARERGIDLATVRGSGPRGSITPEDVAGAGAPARPDAGEFGPAERIPLRGVRRSIARNVMTSQRNTAFVTGMEEADITELWHLREREQQAVEQRGTHLTFLPFFIKAVQHALREHPYLNAAIDDVAGEIILKKHYHFGIAVETPDGLMVPVIRNVDAKSIIELASELQELGRKARERTITLDEMRGSTFTLTNFGHFGGVFATPVINWPDVAILGFGRIADRPWVHAGQIVVRTILPLSLTFDHRVTDGADAAQFLSKVVRYLEDPALLFIESI from the coding sequence ATGCCGTATGACTTCAAGCTCCCCGATCTGGGCGAAGGGATAACCGAGGCGGAACTGCGCCGCTGGCTCGTGAAGGAAGGGGATACCGTAGCCGAGCACCAGCCGGTGGTGGAGGTGGAGACCGACAAGGCAGTGGTGGAGGTCCCCTCGCCCCGAGCCGGGAGGGTGATAACGCGTGCCCGGCTGGAAGGGGAAACCGTCATGGTCGGAGAGACGCTCCTCACCATCGCTGAAGAGGAAGCGACTCCCCCCGTGCGGAAACCCTCCGTGGGGATCGTGGGCGAACTCCCCGAGGCGGAGGAAGCAGTCGGGACACAGCAGCCGGCCATCCTCGCCACCCCCCTGGTCAGGAAACTGGCCCGGGAACGGGGCATCGACCTGGCAACCGTGCGGGGAAGCGGCCCGCGGGGGAGCATTACCCCCGAAGACGTGGCGGGCGCGGGCGCCCCGGCCCGGCCGGATGCCGGCGAGTTCGGGCCGGCGGAGCGGATTCCCCTGCGGGGAGTGCGGCGGTCCATCGCCCGGAACGTCATGACCTCCCAGCGGAACACCGCCTTTGTCACCGGCATGGAAGAGGCGGACATCACCGAACTGTGGCACCTGCGGGAACGGGAGCAGCAGGCGGTGGAACAGCGGGGCACCCACCTCACCTTCCTCCCCTTCTTCATCAAGGCCGTCCAGCACGCCCTGCGGGAGCATCCCTACCTGAATGCCGCCATTGACGACGTGGCCGGAGAAATCATCCTCAAAAAGCACTATCACTTCGGCATTGCCGTGGAGACCCCCGACGGCCTCATGGTGCCGGTAATCCGCAACGTGGACGCCAAGAGCATCATCGAACTGGCTTCGGAACTCCAGGAACTGGGCCGCAAGGCCCGGGAGAGGACCATCACCCTGGACGAAATGCGGGGCAGCACCTTCACCCTCACCAACTTCGGCCACTTCGGGGGCGTGTTCGCCACCCCCGTCATCAACTGGCCCGACGTGGCCATCCTCGGTTTCGGCCGCATTGCCGACCGTCCATGGGTCCACGCCGGCCAGATCGTCGTCCGCACGATCCTTCCCCTGTCCCTCACCTTCGACCACCGGGTTACCGACGGAGCCGACGCGGCCCAGTTCCTGAGCAAGGTCGTCCGCTACCTGGAAGATCCGGCACTCCTGTTTATTGAAAGCATCTGA